A genomic stretch from Oryzias latipes chromosome 24, ASM223467v1 includes:
- the slc2a12 gene encoding solute carrier family 2, facilitated glucose transporter member 12, with product MDPDNKMTSSYAPADLSSETQRLTPLKAPGCSWLVVLAAFTASLSGLMLGYEMGLTSGVLLQLRGILSLSCREQELLVSSHLLGALLVCLAGGPILDRYGRRCSLFVSAAMVVGGTLVLISVTSLVALTLGRVIVGMGTALSGTAACLYIAEISPRERRGLLVTLYELMLVVGVMLGFGCCYAFATVPHGWAFTFGLVIPPALLQIGALVFLPPSPRFLVAQGKVEHARAVLARMRNGHMEHVGTELRDIQAGLKEESEHSFWELFSAKANLRSRLLTGAALVFLQQATGQPNILSYASPLLRSVGFNSDAAATLASTGFGVVKVVGTIPAVLLVDRVGPKSFLCVGAVSMGLSLAALGTLTLQSRTHLTSLCTSQTLDNSTEVLWNLNRTFQDFEEGGLFSTDLPSHWIAEEIQRTDTEGGGIKDSEGEKSQGVSSSLQWASLISLLVYVAAFSIGLGPMVYVVLSEIFPMGVRGRAVSVVSAVNWATNLLISMTFLTLTEKIGVPSVMFLYAAMSFVLLVFVILCVPETKGRTLEEISKELAIKKKFQLSLFRQAPTQESLIRSTSTQIPANA from the exons ATGGACCCTGACAACAAGATGACCTCGTCATACGCCCCAGCTGACCTTTCCTCCGAGACCCAAAGACTGACTCCGCTGAAAGCCCCAG GCTGCAGCTGGTTGGTGGTTCTGGCAGCTTTCACAGCCTCCCTGAGTGGCCTGATGTTGGGCTATGAGATGGGCCTGACCTCTGGGgtcctgctgcagctgcggGGCATCCTCTCGCTGTCCTGCAGGGAGCAGGAACTGCTCGTAAGCTCCCACCTGCTCGGCGCTCTGCTCGTCTGCCTGGCCGGAGGCCCCATTCTGGATCGCTACGGCCGCCGCTGCTCGTTGTTCGTCAGTGCTGCCATGGTGGTTGGAGGAACCCTGGTGCTCATTTCCGTCACCTCGCTCGTTGCGCTCACACTGGGCCGTGTAATAGTTGGCATGGGGACAGCTCTGTCAGGGACAGCAGCTTGTCTTTACATTGCAGAGATTTCCCCGAGGGAGAGGAGGGGCCTGCTGGTGACTCTGTACGAGCTGATGCTGGTTGTAGGTGTGATGCTGGGATTTGGCTGTTGTTACGCCTTTGCCACTGTGCCGCATGGCTGGGCATTCACATTTGGGCTTGTAATTCCTCCAGCACTGCTTCAGATTGGTGCACTTGTCTTCCTTCCGCCCAGCCCACGCTTCCTGGTTGCTCAGGGCAAAGTGGAGCATGCCAGGGCAGTGCTGGCCAGAATGAGAAATGGTCACATGGAGCACGTGGGAACTGAACTCAGGGACATCCAAGCCGGACTGAAGGAGGAATCCGAGCACAGTTTCTGGGAGCTGTTTAGTGCCAAAGCTAACCTGCGCTCTCGTCTGCTCACCGGTGCGGCTTTAGTTTTCCTCCAGCAGGCTACTGGGCAGCCCAACATCCTCTCCTATGCTTCCCCGCTCCTCCGCAGTGTTGGGTTCAACAGCGACGCCGCAGCAACCTTGGCCTCCACGGGGTTCGGGGTGGTCAAAGTAGTGGGCACCATCCCCGCCGTGTTGCTGGTGGACCGCGTGGGACCTAAGAGCTTTTTGTGCGTGGGAGCAGTCTCCATGGGGCTTTCTCTGGCCGCACTCGGCACACTGACGCTGCAAAGCCGCACTCACCTCACAAGCCTGTGCACCAGTCAGACATTAGACAACAGCACTGAGGTGCTGTGGAACTTGAACAGAACCTTCCAGGACTTTGAGGAGGGTGGCCTCTTTTCTACGGACCTTCCCAGCCACTGGATCGCTGAGGAAATACAGAGGACTGACACTGAGGGGGGTGGGATAAAGGACTCTGAGGGAGAGAAAAGCCAAGGGGTGTCTTCTTCACTACAATGGGCTTCACTAATTAGCCTTTTAGTATATGTGGCTGCCTTCTCCATAGGCCTTGGGCCAA tgGTGTATGTGGTCCTCAGTGAGATCTTTCCCATGGGAGTCCGAGGCAGAGCTGTGTCTGTGGTGTCTGCTGTCAACTGGGCCACAAACCTGCTCATCTCCATGACTTTCCTCACCCTCACAG AAAAAATTGGTGTACCCAGTGTGATGTTCCTGTACGCCGCCATGAGCTTCGTTCTGCTGGTGTTCGTCATCCTCTGTGTACCGGAGACAAAGGGTCGCACGCTGGAGGAGATTTCAAAGGAGCTCGCTATAAA AAAGAAATTTCAGCTGAGTCTTTTTAGACAAGCACCGACCCAGGAGAGTCTGATCAGGAGCACATCCACGCAGATTCCAGCAAACGCTTAG